A region from the Deltaproteobacteria bacterium genome encodes:
- a CDS encoding FKBP-type peptidyl-prolyl cis-trans isomerase produces MNGQIVSFHCVLKDRLGRVISSSFNQNVSTQDSPNGQLRGFSRGMQDLKVGECRKIFVGAEEAYGFYDPSKIVELSREELPEQLRLGDVIMVGANNKEPQSHRVVGVTGELVTLDANHPLAGQDLIFEIEAVEVREDDGTEESDEEDDERDSADRGSSPFTYTSDGRSMSPVVPAQQRILH; encoded by the coding sequence ATGAATGGTCAGATCGTATCGTTTCACTGTGTCTTGAAGGACCGCCTAGGTCGTGTCATCAGCTCTTCGTTTAATCAGAATGTATCGACGCAAGATAGCCCAAACGGTCAGCTCCGTGGTTTTTCCAGAGGAATGCAAGATTTGAAAGTGGGCGAATGTCGTAAGATATTTGTCGGAGCCGAAGAGGCTTACGGTTTTTATGATCCCAGTAAGATCGTCGAATTGTCGCGCGAAGAATTACCCGAGCAGCTCCGTTTGGGCGATGTCATCATGGTCGGCGCCAATAACAAAGAACCGCAGTCGCATCGTGTTGTGGGTGTAACAGGTGAGTTGGTCACTCTAGATGCCAATCATCCGCTTGCGGGACAAGATCTAATTTTTGAGATTGAAGCTGTTGAAGTGCGTGAGGATGACGGCACTGAAGAGAGCGATGAGGAGGACGATGAGCGCGATTCAGCTGATCGAGGGTCATCGCCGTTTACATATACCAGCGACGGACGGTCAATGAGTCCAGTTGTGCCGGCTCAGCAACGGATCCTTCACTGA
- a CDS encoding RNA-binding protein → MGKKLYVGNLPYSATEQVLTESFAECGTVESVRIITDRDSGQSKGFGFIEMGTDAQAADAIQKFNGAMFDGRAMTVNEARPMAPREGGGGGGRGGFGGGGGNRGGGSRW, encoded by the coding sequence ATGGGTAAGAAGTTGTACGTTGGCAATCTGCCATATTCCGCTACAGAACAAGTTCTCACAGAATCATTCGCAGAATGCGGAACTGTTGAGAGCGTTCGCATCATCACTGATCGCGATTCAGGCCAAAGCAAAGGTTTTGGATTCATCGAAATGGGCACTGACGCGCAGGCAGCTGACGCAATTCAGAAGTTCAACGGCGCTATGTTTGATGGTCGCGCAATGACTGTGAACGAAGCTCGTCCGATGGCTCCCCGCGAAGGCGGCGGCGGCGGTGGACGTGGTGGTTTCGGCGGCGGCGGTGGAAACCGTGGCGGCGGAAGTCGCTGGTAG
- a CDS encoding FMN-binding glutamate synthase family protein has protein sequence MRRIFFYASAFLILLVALFGHYVDPGFLWMYVVLLPLVGMGMHNALQTKRAILRNYPIIGMLRYFFEEIRPEIQQYFVENDTDGAPFSRELRSVVYQRAKKQLDTVPFGTQRDLYAAGAEWAQHSLLPHHIDPTSLRVTIGNHQCRQPYSASVLNISAMSYGSLSAQAIQSLNGGAKIGGFYHNTGEGGVSPHHLAEGGDICWQVGTGYFGCRNDDGSFSGKKFKERSQLPQIKMVEIKLSQGAKPSHGGILPAAKVTQEIAAIRGVSMGKDVISPPSHSKFSDAEGLIKFVSELRELSGGKPVGFKICIGNPAEFASICRAIKKLDIYPDFITVDGAEGGTGAAPPEFTNSLGMPWIEGLTIVRDLLELYGIKQHIRIITSGKVITGFHLMKALALGADTVNSARGMMLALGCIQARRCNTNHCPAGVATNDPGLTVGLVVVDKKHRVANFHTNTVRAFAEIMGACGVTNTSQLRRSHIYKRTESGAVMSYEELYPSISSDGSHSDRGSVLKNRSESYMHAASLF, from the coding sequence ATGAGAAGAATATTTTTCTATGCCTCCGCTTTCCTAATTTTGTTAGTCGCACTTTTCGGTCATTACGTCGATCCCGGATTTTTGTGGATGTACGTTGTGTTGCTACCGTTGGTCGGCATGGGAATGCACAATGCACTTCAGACAAAGAGAGCGATTCTTCGCAATTACCCGATCATTGGGATGCTTCGGTATTTTTTCGAAGAAATCCGTCCCGAGATTCAGCAGTATTTTGTTGAGAACGATACCGATGGCGCACCTTTCTCCAGGGAACTTCGCTCGGTTGTTTATCAAAGGGCTAAAAAACAATTGGACACTGTGCCGTTCGGAACTCAGCGCGATTTGTACGCGGCAGGTGCAGAATGGGCGCAGCACTCACTGCTACCTCACCATATCGATCCCACAAGTCTGAGAGTAACAATCGGAAATCATCAGTGCCGCCAACCCTACTCAGCCAGCGTCCTTAACATTTCTGCGATGAGCTACGGATCACTCAGTGCCCAAGCGATCCAATCTCTCAACGGCGGGGCGAAAATTGGTGGATTTTATCATAATACTGGGGAGGGTGGCGTATCACCCCACCACCTAGCAGAAGGTGGTGACATCTGCTGGCAGGTCGGAACTGGTTACTTTGGATGTCGAAACGACGACGGCTCTTTCTCCGGCAAAAAATTCAAGGAGCGTTCCCAACTACCGCAAATTAAAATGGTGGAAATAAAACTCTCTCAAGGCGCGAAGCCTTCGCACGGCGGAATTTTGCCCGCGGCAAAAGTGACCCAAGAGATCGCGGCCATACGCGGAGTCAGCATGGGGAAAGATGTTATTTCCCCGCCTTCCCATTCAAAATTCTCCGATGCTGAAGGTTTAATAAAGTTCGTTAGCGAGCTCCGCGAGCTTAGCGGCGGAAAGCCGGTTGGTTTCAAAATTTGCATCGGTAACCCCGCAGAGTTTGCATCGATCTGCCGCGCGATCAAAAAGTTAGATATCTACCCCGACTTCATAACAGTGGACGGCGCAGAAGGCGGAACAGGCGCGGCGCCTCCGGAATTCACCAATTCCCTTGGGATGCCGTGGATCGAAGGTCTGACAATTGTCCGGGACCTTCTAGAGCTCTACGGAATTAAGCAGCACATTCGCATCATCACTTCGGGAAAGGTGATCACTGGATTTCATTTAATGAAAGCGCTTGCATTGGGTGCAGATACTGTGAATTCCGCACGAGGAATGATGCTCGCACTGGGCTGCATCCAGGCCAGACGATGCAATACGAATCATTGTCCCGCCGGTGTAGCTACTAACGACCCCGGACTCACGGTGGGCCTAGTGGTCGTAGATAAAAAGCATCGAGTTGCAAACTTTCATACCAATACGGTCCGCGCGTTTGCCGAGATCATGGGAGCTTGTGGCGTGACTAATACTTCCCAACTTCGACGTTCGCATATTTATAAGCGAACGGAATCGGGCGCTGTAATGTCCTATGAAGAGCTTTATCCAAGTATCTCAAGTGATGGTTCGCATTCCGACCGCGGTTCCGTTTTGAAAAACAGGTCAGAGTCTTACATGCATGCAGCAAGTCTATTTTAA
- a CDS encoding LysR family transcriptional regulator: MRNFNHLYYFYVVAKLGGVTAAAKQLNTSQSSLSTQLKTLESQMGAALFKKEGRSLTLTANGQAIFAICRKMFEVASEIDSFLSKREHRGQTSFAIGVSPDIERPLVTDVVSRTIQGLKDSHRPVITQVSFPFEKLVAKVEMGELDAIITSQPTHSPTVKTLCELKLVVKAVVNPKLGKTFKTIFADDRVGLVIASPDLRLRWETDEFLLKRKIKKPIAFESNVLGALLRASVDGLGVAFLPEAYLTREIDRGAVIVSREPLWTHRLFLSARSNALSLKTSEPRHHLLSALARRLEEAVR; this comes from the coding sequence ATGAGAAACTTCAATCACCTTTACTATTTTTATGTTGTTGCAAAACTCGGCGGCGTGACCGCTGCTGCAAAACAGCTGAACACTTCCCAAAGCAGTTTAAGTACCCAGTTGAAAACGCTTGAGTCACAAATGGGAGCGGCGCTATTTAAAAAAGAGGGGCGAAGTCTTACGCTGACTGCAAATGGTCAGGCGATATTCGCCATCTGTCGAAAAATGTTTGAGGTCGCCTCTGAAATTGATAGCTTTCTTTCGAAGCGCGAACACCGAGGACAAACATCTTTTGCGATCGGTGTTTCGCCGGATATCGAAAGGCCCCTTGTTACGGACGTGGTCAGCCGAACGATTCAAGGGTTAAAAGATTCCCATCGGCCCGTCATCACCCAAGTCTCGTTTCCTTTTGAAAAGCTTGTCGCAAAAGTTGAAATGGGCGAACTAGATGCAATTATCACTTCGCAACCAACCCATTCGCCAACTGTTAAAACTCTATGTGAACTAAAATTGGTCGTAAAAGCAGTGGTAAATCCGAAGCTCGGGAAGACATTCAAAACCATTTTTGCCGATGACCGCGTTGGGCTTGTGATTGCTTCACCTGATTTGCGATTGCGTTGGGAAACCGACGAATTTCTATTGAAACGAAAAATTAAAAAGCCGATCGCCTTCGAGAGCAACGTTCTTGGAGCACTGCTTCGGGCCTCGGTTGATGGTCTCGGCGTTGCATTTCTTCCTGAAGCTTATCTGACGCGAGAAATAGATCGAGGGGCCGTGATAGTTTCACGCGAGCCCCTCTGGACACATCGACTGTTTTTAAGCGCACGATCTAATGCGCTTTCTTTGAAAACGTCTGAACCACGTCACCACCTTCTGTCGGCGCTCGCGCGCCGACTAGAAGAGGCCGTACGTTAA
- a CDS encoding HPF/RaiA family ribosome-associated protein, producing the protein MSKTVTTYRDFESREHLTLFVEEQVQAALGKYINRHDTLVEVTLNHDRGTAQKQFFVGITLKEAHRAPIHVQRESGSLHTAVRDAVRTAEKILRRSHMRALARRRHPRHLENIA; encoded by the coding sequence TACCGGGATTTCGAGTCGCGCGAACATTTGACTTTGTTTGTGGAGGAACAGGTCCAAGCGGCGCTCGGGAAATACATCAATCGTCACGACACACTTGTGGAGGTGACTTTGAATCACGATCGAGGCACAGCGCAGAAACAGTTCTTCGTCGGTATTACTTTAAAAGAGGCGCATCGTGCGCCGATTCATGTTCAGCGAGAGTCGGGTAGTTTACACACGGCAGTCCGCGATGCAGTAAGAACGGCAGAAAAAATTCTCCGTCGCTCGCACATGCGGGCCTTAGCTCGCCGTCGCCATCCTCGCCATCTTGAAAATATAGCTTAA